The genome window GAAAGGTTTGAAGGATCCGGCAAAGAACTTCCCCCCGCAGGATGAGGGTGACGTTCACACGGTCGGCGTCTGCGTCAGCAGTATCCAGGAAGGGATCGGCCTGTCGCAGTCAACGGTGTCCGGTTATCTGGCCACGTTGCAACGGGTGGGTCTGGTCGACGTCAGGCGCATCGGTCAGTGGACCTATTACAAACGCAATGAAGCAACCATCAGTGCTCTCGCCGAGATCATTGGGAAAGACCTGTAGCGTTTTTTTACCATAGAATATCGAGATATCCCGATATCCCTTTTTATCGATACGAGGAGTTACTATGAAAGCGATGATTCTTAAATCATTCGGCGGTCCTGAATCGTTCGAACTCCGCGACGTGCCCAAGCCCGTTCCGCAAGCGGGGCAAGTCCTGGTCCGCGTACACGCCACTTCCATCAACCCGCTGGATTACCAGGTTCGACGCGGCGACTATCCCGACCTGGTGCCACTGCCGGCCATCACCGGCCACGACGTCTCCGGCGTGGTCGAAGCCGTAGGGCCTGGCGTGACTTCCTTCGCGCCAGGAGACGAAGTCTGGTACACCCCGCAAATATTTGAAGGGGCAGGCAGCTATGCCGAGTACCACGTCGCGGCCGAAAGCATCGTCGGGAAGAAGCCGCCCGAGCTGAGCCATCTTGAGGCCGCAAGCCTGACCCTGGTGGGCGGGACGGTGTGGGAAGCGCTGGTGGTGCGCGCGGCGCTCAGGGTCGGGGAGAGCATTCTTGTCCACGGCGGCGCTGGAGGCGTCGGGCACGTCGCGATCCAAGTGGCGAAAGCCATGGGCGCCCGGGTGTTCACCACTGTGCGCGAAGCAAACGCAGAGTTCGCCCGCAACTTGGGTGCCGACGTGATCATCGACTACGAGAAAGAAGATTATGTCGACGCTGTCCTTCGGGAAACCGCTGGCCACGGCGTGGATGTCGTATTCGACACCATCGGCGGCAACACACTGTCCCGCAGCCCCGATGTCCTCGCACAACTGGGCCGCGTCGTCTCGATCGTGGACATCGCCCAGCCACAAAACCTCGTCCAGGCCTGGGGCAAGAACGCGAGCTATCACTTCGTGTTCACTCGACAAAACCGCGGCAAGCTCGATGAGCTGAGCGCATTGATAGCGCGCGGTCAACTGCGCCCACATGTCGGCGCCGTCTATTCGCTGGCTGAGATTCCCCTGGCCCATGCTCGGTTGGAAAGTGCCAACAACGGTCTTCGAGGAAAAATCGCTATTGCCGTCGAGCCATCGCTCATTCCGTAAGTACGGACTTTTAGCCAATTCAGAGGTGCGTCATGGTTTACGAAATCGCTGTGCTTCCTGTTCACAAAGAACGCATTGAAACGTTCCGACGCGCATTTGCCGAGGTCGCTCCATTGCTCACACGGGCCAAGGGTTACGGCGGCCACATGCTGGCGCAAGGGATCGAAACCCCCGAGCAATTCAACCTGATCGTACGATGGCAATCACTCGAGGATCACACACCGGGTTTCGAAGAGAGTGACGACCATCGGCTGTTCATGATGGGTTTGGAGGAGTTTTTTTCGGAAGAACCGAGGGTCTACCACATTGAGGGGAC of Pseudomonas fluorescens contains these proteins:
- a CDS encoding antibiotic biosynthesis monooxygenase family protein yields the protein MVYEIAVLPVHKERIETFRRAFAEVAPLLTRAKGYGGHMLAQGIETPEQFNLIVRWQSLEDHTPGFEESDDHRLFMMGLEEFFSEEPRVYHIEGTAFSTGENTDSNSTASISSTRSGIQ
- a CDS encoding zinc-dependent alcohol dehydrogenase family protein: MKAMILKSFGGPESFELRDVPKPVPQAGQVLVRVHATSINPLDYQVRRGDYPDLVPLPAITGHDVSGVVEAVGPGVTSFAPGDEVWYTPQIFEGAGSYAEYHVAAESIVGKKPPELSHLEAASLTLVGGTVWEALVVRAALRVGESILVHGGAGGVGHVAIQVAKAMGARVFTTVREANAEFARNLGADVIIDYEKEDYVDAVLRETAGHGVDVVFDTIGGNTLSRSPDVLAQLGRVVSIVDIAQPQNLVQAWGKNASYHFVFTRQNRGKLDELSALIARGQLRPHVGAVYSLAEIPLAHARLESANNGLRGKIAIAVEPSLIP
- a CDS encoding ArsR/SmtB family transcription factor, with the protein product MDLLEIFKALSNPTRLQILKGLKDPAKNFPPQDEGDVHTVGVCVSSIQEGIGLSQSTVSGYLATLQRVGLVDVRRIGQWTYYKRNEATISALAEIIGKDL